The Alteribacter keqinensis DNA segment GACTTGTCGACAATGAAAAGTAAGTTAACAGAAGCGTTTAATGATATGGGAGACCGGGAAGTGTTTCGCGGTACAACATTAATCGGTCCTCACCGGGACGATTTGAAATTTTTTGTTAACGGCCGGGACATACAGACCTACGGTTCTCAGGGGCAGCAGCGGACAACCGCTTTGTCGCTGAAGTTAGCAGAAATTGAATTAATCTATGAAAAAGTCGGCGAATATCCGATTCTATTATTAGATGACGTATTATCTGAACTGGATGATTACCGTCAATCCCATCTCCTCGATGCTATACAGGGGAAAGTACAAACGTTTGTAACAACAACGAGTGTGGACGGTATACACCACAAAACGCTGCAGAACGCCCGTTTGTTTTATGTTGAACAAGGAACGGTCAAGCGAAAAGAATGAGGTGGTTCATATGTTTATCCATTTAGGCGGAGATACGGTGATTCGTTCAAAAGATGTAGTGGCTATTCTTGATCATCAAAGCAGAGGATTGTCGCAGGATAACCAGGATTTTTTGACTAACGGGAAAGAACAGGACCACATCACACAGATATCGCCGGATCTCGTGAAGTCAGTTGTTATAACTGTAGAACGCGTCTATCTTTCACCAATTTCATCGCTCACCCTGAAGCGGCGTGCAAACGTGGCTGTGGACTTTGATGAAGATGAGACCGAAAAAGCGGAAAATAAAGATTCATCGTTTAATTGAAATCATTATTAACATTATCATTCCATGCAGTGCATCCACTGCAAAGAAGTGTAGGTGAAGAGTGTGACCATTGATCAACAGCAATCCTATGATGAAAGTCAGATTCAAGTATTAGAAGGCCTGGAAGCCGTAAGAAAGCGCCCGGGTATGTACATCGGTTCCACGAGTGTACGCGGTCTGCACCACTTAGTGTGGGAGATTGTGGACAACAGTATTGACGAAGCGATGGGCGGGCACTGTGATACGATCCGCGTGACGATCGGAGAAGACAACAGCATCACAGTTGAAGATAACGGCCGTGGTATTCCGGTTGGAATACATGAGAAGATGGGCCGCCCTGCAGTTGAGGTTATTATGACTGTCCTCCATGCCGGTGGTAAATTTGGCGGCGGAGGATACAAAGTATCCGGGGGACTGCACGGTGTAGGGGCTTCTGTAGTAAACGCCCTTTCAACAGTGCTGGAAGTGGAAGTTCATAAAGAAGGCAAGATTCACTATCAGCAGTTTAGACAAGGTGTACCTCAGGAAGACCTTGCTGTTATCGGCGATACGGAAAAGCAGGGAACGATTATCCGTTTTGAACCAGACCCTGAAATTTTTACTGAAACGAAAACGTATGACTACGATATTCTTGCAAACCGACTGCGTGAACTTGCATTCCTGAACAGAGGACTGCGCATTTTTATTACAGATGAGCGGGAAGAAGATAAAAGTTCCGAGTATTACTATGAAGGCGGTATTGCCTCATTCGTAGAACATTTAAACCGTACAAAGGCACCGATTCATGAGCCACCGATCTTTTTGGAAGGCGAAAAAGACGGCATGACAATAGAAATCGCAATTCAGTATAACGAAGGCTTTGCGAGCAACCTCTATTCTTTTGCCAATAATATCAATACCCATGAAGGCGGGACGCATGAGTCCGGATTCAAAACAGCTTTAACCCGGGTAATTAATGATTACGCCCGCAGGAACAATATGTTTAAAGAAGCAGATCCAAACCTTGTGGGCGATGACGTCCGTGAAGGACTTACGGGGATCATCAGCGTAAAGATCCCGGATCCGCAATTCGAAGGTCAGACAAAGACCAAGCTTGGAAACAGTGAAGCCCGTACGATTACAGATTCTCTGTTTACAGAGCATTTATCCAAGTTTCTGGCTGAGAACCCTTCTGTTGCACGTAAGCTTGTGGAGAAAGGAATTCTTGCTTCCCGAGCAAGAGATGCGGCTAAAAAAGCCCGTGAACTGACCCGTCGTAAGTCAGCTCTTGAAGTTAGTTCATTGCCTGGGAAATTAGCAGACTGCTCTTCCAAGGATGCGTCTATTTCTGAGATTTATATCGTAGAGGGTGACTCTGCCGGTGGTTCGGCTAAACAAGGACGTGACCGTCACTTCCAGGCAATCCTGCCGCTGCGGGGGAAAATCATTAACGTAGAGAAAGCACGTTTGGATAAAATCCTGTCCAACAATGAAGTCCGGGCGATTATCACTGCACTTGGAACTGGAATTGGCGAGGACTTTGATATTACAAAAGCAAGGTATCACAAAATCATCATCATGACTGATGCGGATGTTGATGGAGCCCACATCAGGACACTTCTCCTTACATTCCTGTACCGTTATATGAGACCGTTGATTGAGGAAGGGTACATCTATATCGCACAGCCGCCGCTATACAAGATTCAACAGGGGAAAGTTGTGCACTACGCCTATAACGAGAAAGAAATGGAGAGGATTTTGTCGGAAATTCCGGATAGTCCAAAACCAGGTCTGCAGCGGTACAAAGGTTTAGGGGAGATGAACCCTACTCAGCTTTGGGAAACAACAATGGATCCATCGAACCGGACAGTACTTCAAGTGACGATGGAAGACGCGATGCTGGCTGATCAGGTCTTCGAAATGTTAATGGGAGACCGGGTAGAACCACGTCGGGACTTTATCCAGGAAAATGCCCACTACGTGAAAAATCTTGATGTATAAAAGAGATACAGTGGCCATGCAGTGTGAACCTTCACCTGCATGGGCTTCTGTCTTTAAATACAGAGGCTAACATGTTCATGTGAAATGAACAGCTGAACGGATCATACCGACCCGTTTGACTTAAGAGAAAACGGAGGTAAGCGCAATGTCTGAGCAAGACCAATCCAGAGTAAAAGAAATAAATATTAGTCAGGAAATGAAGACGTCCTTCATGGACTATGCCATGAGTGTTATCGTCAGCCGTGCACTGCCGGATGTACGAGACGGATTAAAGCCCGTACACCGCCGTATTTTGTATGCCATGAACGAACTCGGCATGACACCGGATAAAGCCTATAAAAAATCCGCACGTATCGTCGGGGAAGTAATCGGTAAGTATCACCCGCACGGTGACTCTGCCGTTTATGAAACGATGGTACGGATGGCGCAGGACTTCAGCTATCGTTACATGCTCGTTGACGGACACGGGAACTTCGGTTCTGTGGACGGAGATGCAGCTGCAGCGATGCGTTACACTGAAGCAAAACTTGCAAAAATATCCATGGAGGTCGTCCGGGATATCAATAAGGATACAATCGATTATCAGGATAACTATGATGGAAGCGAGCGCGAACCGATCGTCCTTCCAGCGAGATTTCCAAACCTTTTAGTTAACGGAGCATCAGGGATTGCTGTAGGAATGGCTACTAATATTCCACCTCATAACCTGAATGAAGTCATCGACGGTGTTCTTGCCCTGAGTAAGGACCGTGATCTTACGAACCAGGATCTCATGGAATACATTCCGGGACCAGACTTTCCAACAGCTGCAGAAATCGTCGGAATTTCCGGCATTCGTAAAGCTTATGAAACTGGTAAAGGTTCGATTATCATTCGTGCGAAAGCTGAAATTGATGAAATTAAAGGCAAGCCGCGCATCATTGTGACGGAGCTTCCGTATCAGGTAAACAAAGCAAGACTGATTGAAAAAATTGCCGAGCTTGTGCGGGATAAAAAGATTGACGGCATCACAGATCTTCGTGACGAATCAGACCGTACAGGGATGAGAATTGTCATCGAGCTTCGTAAAGATGCAAATGCCAACGTGCTGTTGAACAACCTTTACAAACAAACCGCTCTTCAGACAAGCTTTGGTATTAATACGCTGGCTCTCGTAAACGGGCAGCCGAAAGTCCTTGACCTTCGTTCTGTTCTTTCCCACTATATCGATCACCAGATCGAAGTTATCCGGAGAAGAACAGCGTTTGAACTGAAAAAAGCAGAAGCACGGGCTCACATTCTCGAAGGCTTGCGTATTGCACTTGATCATATTGATGAAATCATCGCACTTATCCGCGGCTCCCAGACAACAGATATTGCCCGTAACGGCCTGATGGAAAACTTTGAGCTTAGCTACGAGCAGGCTCAAGCCATCCTCGATATGCGTTTGCAGCGTCTTACCGGTCTCGAGCGTGACAAGATTGAAGCCGAGTACCAGGATCTTCTTGCACGCATTCAGGAATTAAAAGCCATTTTGGCTGATAATGAAAAGGTCCTTGAAATTATCCGCGAAGAGCTTACTGATATTAAAGACCGCTACGGTGACGACCGGCGGACAGTCATTACACTGGGTGAAGACAGCTTTGAAGACGAAGACCTTATTCCGCGTCAAAATGTTGTTATTACCCTGAGTCACAATGGTTATATCAAGCGTATGCCTGTATCCACCTACCGAAGTCAGAAGCGGGGAGGGCGAGGTATTCAGGCAATGGGAACGCATACGGATGACTTTGTACAGCATCTGTTTATTACAAATTCCCATAACGTACTCTTATTCTTTACAAACAAAGGAAAAGTGTACCGCTTGAAAGGGTATGAAATCCCTGACCTTGGCCGGATGGCAAAAGGAATTCCAATCATTAATCTTCTGCAGATTGACCAGGATGAGTACATCAGTACTGTCATCCCGATTGAAGAATTTGAAGATGACAAGTACCTGTTCTTTATGACCAAACACGGTGTAACGAAACGATCAGTCTTAAGTGCGTTCGCCAATATTCGTAAAGTAGGGTTATTTGCTATCAATCTTCGTGATGAAGATGAACTTCACGGCGTGCGTCTGACCGACGGAGAACAGGAAATGATTGCAGGGACGAAGAAAGGGATGTCCATCCGATTCCACGAATCAGA contains these protein-coding regions:
- the gyrA gene encoding DNA gyrase subunit A produces the protein MSEQDQSRVKEINISQEMKTSFMDYAMSVIVSRALPDVRDGLKPVHRRILYAMNELGMTPDKAYKKSARIVGEVIGKYHPHGDSAVYETMVRMAQDFSYRYMLVDGHGNFGSVDGDAAAAMRYTEAKLAKISMEVVRDINKDTIDYQDNYDGSEREPIVLPARFPNLLVNGASGIAVGMATNIPPHNLNEVIDGVLALSKDRDLTNQDLMEYIPGPDFPTAAEIVGISGIRKAYETGKGSIIIRAKAEIDEIKGKPRIIVTELPYQVNKARLIEKIAELVRDKKIDGITDLRDESDRTGMRIVIELRKDANANVLLNNLYKQTALQTSFGINTLALVNGQPKVLDLRSVLSHYIDHQIEVIRRRTAFELKKAEARAHILEGLRIALDHIDEIIALIRGSQTTDIARNGLMENFELSYEQAQAILDMRLQRLTGLERDKIEAEYQDLLARIQELKAILADNEKVLEIIREELTDIKDRYGDDRRTVITLGEDSFEDEDLIPRQNVVITLSHNGYIKRMPVSTYRSQKRGGRGIQAMGTHTDDFVQHLFITNSHNVLLFFTNKGKVYRLKGYEIPDLGRMAKGIPIINLLQIDQDEYISTVIPIEEFEDDKYLFFMTKHGVTKRSVLSAFANIRKVGLFAINLRDEDELHGVRLTDGEQEMIAGTKKGMSIRFHESDVRLMGRTAAGVKGVTLQNDDEVVGMDIIHEDQDVLIVTEKGFGKRTTIEEYRVQTRGGKGIKTCNITDKNGDLVSLKVVSDDDDLMIITTSGVIIRMHVNEISQTSRNTQGVRLIRVGDEEHVSTVALVNIEDEEIDEDVDGEGAPEEAEEETQEEPPANETADSESDTEE
- the gyrB gene encoding DNA topoisomerase (ATP-hydrolyzing) subunit B; the protein is MDQQQSYDESQIQVLEGLEAVRKRPGMYIGSTSVRGLHHLVWEIVDNSIDEAMGGHCDTIRVTIGEDNSITVEDNGRGIPVGIHEKMGRPAVEVIMTVLHAGGKFGGGGYKVSGGLHGVGASVVNALSTVLEVEVHKEGKIHYQQFRQGVPQEDLAVIGDTEKQGTIIRFEPDPEIFTETKTYDYDILANRLRELAFLNRGLRIFITDEREEDKSSEYYYEGGIASFVEHLNRTKAPIHEPPIFLEGEKDGMTIEIAIQYNEGFASNLYSFANNINTHEGGTHESGFKTALTRVINDYARRNNMFKEADPNLVGDDVREGLTGIISVKIPDPQFEGQTKTKLGNSEARTITDSLFTEHLSKFLAENPSVARKLVEKGILASRARDAAKKARELTRRKSALEVSSLPGKLADCSSKDASISEIYIVEGDSAGGSAKQGRDRHFQAILPLRGKIINVEKARLDKILSNNEVRAIITALGTGIGEDFDITKARYHKIIIMTDADVDGAHIRTLLLTFLYRYMRPLIEEGYIYIAQPPLYKIQQGKVVHYAYNEKEMERILSEIPDSPKPGLQRYKGLGEMNPTQLWETTMDPSNRTVLQVTMEDAMLADQVFEMLMGDRVEPRRDFIQENAHYVKNLDV
- the remB gene encoding extracellular matrix regulator RemB, with translation MFIHLGGDTVIRSKDVVAILDHQSRGLSQDNQDFLTNGKEQDHITQISPDLVKSVVITVERVYLSPISSLTLKRRANVAVDFDEDETEKAENKDSSFN